The following are encoded together in the Azospirillum brasilense genome:
- a CDS encoding Lin0512 family protein — MKQVMFVELGMGADLHGQDVTKAAVRAVRNAIERNSMPGMRALVDGDTSRMQVRVHLAVPADADRLDLEAVRAVFPYGQVSFNVVSGGMLAPSGIFLADKNDRNEMIYIVNAAVEVGV, encoded by the coding sequence ATGAAGCAGGTGATGTTCGTCGAACTCGGCATGGGCGCCGATCTGCATGGGCAGGACGTAACCAAGGCCGCGGTGCGCGCCGTGCGCAACGCCATCGAGCGCAACTCCATGCCCGGCATGCGCGCGCTGGTCGATGGCGACACCAGCCGGATGCAGGTCCGCGTCCACCTCGCCGTCCCCGCGGACGCCGACCGCCTGGACCTGGAGGCTGTGCGGGCCGTCTTCCCCTACGGGCAGGTGTCGTTCAACGTGGTGTCCGGCGGCATGCTGGCGCCCAGCGGCATCTTCCTGGCCGACAAGAACGACCGCAACGAGATGATCTACATCGTCAACGCCGCGGTGGAAGTCGGGGTGTAA
- a CDS encoding reprolysin-like metallopeptidase: MSEFRIPGPGENGDGLGDDRSSLNDVSGFDDVPGPAMEKAGWTTGGVGDPLFVRAFDSGRRWGAPPDGAATAPYSLTYGWVVDAGIRYVPGFRPLNDSQKAMAVQAMGEWSAVANLAFVETAAPMTANLQFHMSQLDAFGASGMAYYPNPAGSYIYLDPESAGYRTYVHEIGHALGLKHPGDYNGTGSGTPPFLPPAEDNRTNTVMSYYGVWPGGLGVYDVAAIQRLYGPNPTVRTGDDLYLLTPGAPGRYLWDGGGNDTLSAVGSDVPVTIDLTGGWGWFSAQAPSILAQNQFFVGYGTRIETVIGGTAGDRVTGSAFADTLMGAAGDDTLAGGAGNDLLDGGPGGDTALYDFPSANVFVTVDPLGSGTDLTVTGAGGTDRLRGIERLVFADRTVTRQEAAAALPRAAPDQRAIVQDGTLSYEVRMAAYSGPVAGLKNQFLGTAAGEAVVGSDQGDFMNLLDGNDAAQGGGGDDVLDGGSGSNFLTGGPGTDTFNVDGRGEGVTWSTITDLQPAEWAVAWGWTDTLSKLSWEDMAGAAGYQGATARIDLDGNGGTDLSLTFSGQTPGGLLAMPGQVGTDSYLAFRIG, encoded by the coding sequence ATGAGTGAGTTTCGGATTCCCGGCCCTGGCGAAAATGGGGACGGGCTCGGCGATGATCGATCATCCCTCAATGATGTTTCGGGCTTCGATGACGTTCCAGGCCCGGCGATGGAAAAGGCCGGCTGGACGACGGGCGGCGTCGGCGACCCGCTGTTCGTCCGGGCGTTCGACAGCGGGCGCCGCTGGGGGGCACCGCCGGACGGTGCCGCGACGGCGCCCTACAGCCTGACCTACGGCTGGGTCGTGGATGCCGGCATCCGCTACGTGCCCGGCTTCCGCCCCCTCAACGACAGCCAGAAGGCCATGGCGGTGCAGGCGATGGGGGAGTGGAGCGCCGTCGCCAACCTTGCCTTCGTGGAAACGGCGGCGCCGATGACCGCCAACCTGCAATTCCACATGAGCCAGCTCGACGCCTTCGGCGCCTCCGGCATGGCCTACTACCCCAACCCGGCGGGTTCCTACATCTACCTTGACCCCGAATCGGCCGGTTACCGCACCTATGTGCACGAGATCGGCCACGCGCTGGGCCTGAAGCATCCCGGCGACTACAACGGCACGGGCAGCGGCACCCCGCCCTTCCTGCCGCCGGCCGAGGACAACCGAACCAACACGGTTATGTCCTATTACGGCGTCTGGCCCGGCGGGCTGGGCGTCTATGACGTCGCCGCGATCCAGCGCCTCTATGGCCCCAACCCCACCGTGCGCACCGGCGACGACCTGTATCTCCTGACGCCGGGTGCACCGGGGCGCTACCTCTGGGATGGCGGTGGCAACGACACCCTGTCCGCGGTGGGGTCGGATGTTCCCGTCACCATCGACCTGACGGGCGGCTGGGGATGGTTTTCCGCGCAGGCCCCGTCGATCCTGGCCCAGAACCAGTTTTTCGTCGGCTACGGCACCCGCATCGAGACCGTCATCGGAGGGACGGCGGGCGACCGGGTGACCGGCTCGGCCTTCGCCGACACGCTGATGGGCGCCGCCGGGGACGACACGCTGGCCGGCGGTGCGGGAAACGATCTTCTCGACGGCGGACCCGGCGGCGACACGGCGCTGTACGACTTCCCTTCCGCCAACGTCTTCGTGACCGTCGATCCGTTGGGAAGCGGAACGGATCTGACGGTCACAGGGGCCGGTGGCACCGACCGGCTCCGCGGCATCGAACGGCTGGTTTTTGCCGACCGCACGGTTACCCGGCAGGAGGCCGCGGCCGCCCTGCCCCGCGCCGCGCCGGACCAGCGCGCCATCGTTCAGGATGGCACCCTGAGTTACGAGGTGCGAATGGCCGCCTATTCCGGCCCGGTCGCCGGCCTGAAAAACCAATTCCTGGGAACGGCCGCCGGGGAGGCGGTCGTCGGCAGCGATCAGGGCGATTTCATGAATCTGCTCGACGGGAACGATGCCGCGCAGGGCGGCGGCGGAGACGATGTGCTGGACGGCGGCTCGGGCTCCAACTTCCTGACCGGCGGACCCGGCACGGACACCTTCAACGTCGATGGACGGGGCGAAGGCGTCACATGGTCCACCATCACCGATCTGCAACCGGCGGAATGGGCCGTGGCCTGGGGCTGGACGGACACCCTCTCCAAACTGAGCTGGGAGGATATGGCGGGCGCCGCCGGCTATCAGGGGGCCACCGCGCGAATCGACCTGGATGGCAATGGCGGCACCGACCTCAGCCTGACCTTCAGCGGACAGACCCCCGGCGGGTTGCTCGCCATGCCCGGACAGGTGGGGACCGACAGCTATCTTGCCTTCCGGATCGGCTGA
- a CDS encoding septal ring lytic transglycosylase RlpA family protein, translating to MLQVADFEENAAPVVSDIEPVYVHKGKASYYADFFHGRTTASGERFSQNRLTAASRRLPLGSRVTVTNADNGRSVEVVINDRGPYVKGRVIDLSRKAAGELGMIEDGVVNVRVEARPSDQPNRSLRHRLERMVAALYPDRKPASEPPVTVAERPDPDLTATDLGVVE from the coding sequence ATGCTGCAGGTTGCCGATTTTGAAGAAAACGCAGCGCCGGTCGTTTCGGATATCGAACCGGTTTATGTTCACAAGGGGAAGGCGTCCTACTACGCCGATTTCTTCCACGGCCGGACCACGGCGTCGGGGGAGCGATTCAGCCAGAACCGGCTGACCGCCGCGTCCCGCCGGCTTCCCCTGGGCAGCCGGGTGACGGTGACCAACGCCGACAACGGGCGCAGCGTCGAGGTCGTGATCAACGACCGCGGCCCCTACGTGAAGGGGCGGGTGATCGATCTGTCCCGGAAGGCCGCCGGCGAACTGGGCATGATCGAGGACGGCGTGGTGAACGTGCGCGTCGAAGCCCGGCCCTCCGACCAGCCTAACCGCTCGCTGCGGCACCGGTTGGAGCGGATGGTGGCCGCGCTTTATCCCGACCGTAAACCGGCGTCCGAACCGCCTGTGACGGTGGCCGAACGGCCCGACCCCGATTTGACCGCGACGGATCTGGGCGTGGTCGAATAA
- a CDS encoding sensor histidine kinase has translation MTVEHLSLVFLLLQQMCVYLVIAYMLSRTPLFLPVMHLTVRWPHKLACYVIFSMFCVMGTYFGLQIDDSIANTRAIGAVLSGILGGPSVGLAVGFTGGLHRYSLGGMSAVACAISTVTEGLIGGLVHRHFVRQGRIEPLFDPLRVGAVTLVAEIAQMLIILLVAKPFPAAVHLVEVVALPMIVANTLGAGLFMRILMDRRALIDKQSSAFSAKALKIAARADGVLRQGFNEENSMRVARIIYEETGVGAVAITDREKLLAFIGVGDDHHLPGTPITSPQTYQAIANNQVLYADGNLVSYKCSIHPNCRLGASLVIPLVGEDDRVIGTVKLYEPKTKLFSTINRTLGEGIARLLSSQILAGRYEQQKALLAQSEIKLLHAQVNPHFLFNALNTISAVIRNDPERARQLVQSLSVFFRKNLKRPSQEATVADEVEHVSAYLQIELARFTGRLSVEIDVPDALRHARLPAFLLQPLVENAIKHGTSQLLGPGHVRIAARREGGVLRLSVEDNAGLYEEKAGGDGLGMSIVDRRVRNRFGNGYGVDVACEADVFTRITLRLPLDIPAVAETAP, from the coding sequence ATGACCGTCGAGCATCTCAGCCTCGTCTTCCTGCTGCTCCAGCAGATGTGCGTGTATCTGGTCATCGCCTACATGCTGAGCCGGACGCCGCTGTTCCTGCCGGTGATGCACCTCACCGTGCGCTGGCCGCACAAGCTGGCCTGCTACGTCATCTTCTCCATGTTCTGCGTCATGGGGACCTATTTCGGGTTGCAGATCGACGATTCCATCGCCAACACCCGCGCCATTGGGGCCGTGCTGAGCGGCATCCTGGGCGGGCCGTCGGTGGGGCTGGCGGTCGGCTTCACCGGCGGGCTGCACCGCTACTCGCTGGGCGGCATGTCGGCGGTGGCCTGCGCCATCTCCACGGTGACGGAGGGGTTGATCGGCGGTCTGGTGCACCGCCACTTCGTCCGCCAGGGCCGCATCGAGCCGCTGTTCGACCCGCTGCGCGTCGGCGCCGTCACCCTCGTGGCGGAAATCGCCCAGATGCTGATCATCCTGCTGGTGGCCAAGCCCTTCCCGGCGGCGGTCCATCTGGTCGAGGTGGTGGCGCTGCCGATGATCGTCGCCAACACGCTGGGGGCGGGGCTGTTCATGCGCATCCTGATGGACCGCCGCGCCTTGATCGACAAGCAGTCGAGCGCCTTCTCCGCCAAGGCGCTGAAGATCGCCGCGCGGGCCGACGGCGTGCTGCGCCAGGGCTTCAACGAAGAGAACAGCATGCGGGTCGCCCGCATCATTTACGAGGAGACGGGCGTCGGCGCCGTCGCCATCACCGACCGTGAGAAACTGCTCGCCTTCATCGGCGTCGGCGACGACCACCATCTGCCGGGCACACCGATCACCTCGCCCCAGACCTACCAGGCCATCGCCAACAACCAGGTGCTTTACGCCGACGGCAATCTGGTCTCCTACAAATGCTCGATCCACCCGAACTGCCGGCTGGGCGCCTCGCTGGTGATCCCGCTGGTCGGAGAGGACGACCGGGTGATCGGCACCGTGAAGCTGTACGAGCCGAAGACCAAGCTGTTCTCCACCATCAACCGCACGCTGGGGGAGGGCATCGCCCGGCTGCTGTCCAGCCAGATTCTCGCCGGGCGCTACGAGCAGCAGAAGGCGCTGCTCGCCCAGTCGGAGATCAAGCTGCTGCATGCGCAGGTGAACCCGCATTTCCTGTTCAACGCGCTGAACACCATCTCCGCGGTCATCCGCAACGACCCGGAGCGGGCGCGCCAGCTCGTGCAGAGCCTGTCCGTCTTCTTCCGCAAGAACCTGAAGCGCCCCAGCCAGGAGGCCACGGTGGCCGACGAGGTGGAGCATGTCAGCGCCTATCTCCAGATCGAGCTGGCGCGCTTCACCGGGCGCCTGTCGGTGGAGATCGACGTGCCCGACGCGCTGCGCCACGCCCGGCTGCCGGCCTTCCTGCTCCAGCCGTTGGTCGAGAACGCCATCAAGCACGGCACCTCGCAGCTCCTCGGCCCCGGCCATGTCCGCATCGCGGCGCGGCGGGAGGGCGGGGTCCTGCGGCTGTCGGTGGAGGACAACGCCGGCCTCTACGAGGAGAAGGCGGGTGGCGACGGGCTGGGCATGTCCATCGTGGACCGCCGCGTCCGCAACCGCTTTGGCAACGGCTATGGTGTGGACGTCGCCTGCGAGGCGGACGTCTTCACCCGCATCACCCTGCGCCTTCCCCTGGACATTCCTGCCGTTGCGGAGACCGCGCCATGA
- the btsR gene encoding two-component system response regulator BtsR: protein MMTVLIVDDEPLAREELRRLLEEFPDLQVAGECANAIEAIGAINRQPPDVVFLDIQMPRVSGLEMLSMLDPERMPRIVFLTAHDEYAVQAFEEHAFDYLLKPADPARLAKTLQRLRREWAPQDLAVLKDAAPLRLIPCTGHNRISLLKLDEVECVASKASGVFVVGADGEERFTELTLLTLQERTPLVRCHRQYLVNPDRIREIRLIDNGLAEIQTLGGQSIPVSRRFLGPLKERLGIG from the coding sequence ATGATGACCGTCCTGATCGTGGACGACGAGCCGCTGGCCCGCGAGGAACTGCGGCGCCTTCTGGAGGAGTTCCCCGACCTTCAGGTCGCCGGGGAATGCGCCAACGCCATCGAGGCCATCGGCGCCATCAACCGCCAGCCGCCCGACGTGGTCTTCCTCGACATCCAGATGCCGCGGGTCAGCGGGCTGGAGATGCTGAGCATGCTCGACCCGGAGCGGATGCCCCGCATCGTCTTCCTGACCGCCCACGACGAATACGCCGTCCAGGCCTTCGAGGAGCACGCCTTCGACTATCTGCTGAAGCCGGCGGACCCGGCCCGGCTGGCCAAGACGCTGCAACGGCTGCGCCGCGAGTGGGCGCCGCAGGACCTCGCCGTTCTGAAGGACGCCGCCCCGCTGCGGCTGATCCCCTGCACCGGCCACAACCGCATCTCCCTGCTGAAGCTGGACGAGGTGGAATGCGTGGCCTCCAAGGCGAGCGGCGTCTTCGTCGTCGGCGCCGACGGCGAGGAGCGCTTCACCGAGTTGACCCTGCTGACCTTGCAGGAGCGCACGCCGCTGGTGCGCTGCCACCGGCAATATCTGGTCAACCCCGACCGTATCCGGGAAATCCGCCTGATCGACAACGGTCTGGCGGAAATCCAGACGCTGGGCGGCCAGAGCATCCCGGTCAGCCGCCGCTTCCTCGGCCCGCTGAAGGAGCGGCTGGGCATCGGGTGA
- a CDS encoding carbon starvation protein A yields the protein MDHALTFVIATLCILALCYRFYGVFFVRKVLRADDSEVTPSHILADGRNYVPTKKWVNAGQHFAAIAAAGPLVGPVLAAQFGYLPSFLWLLIGCVIGGAVHDTVVLFASMKHKGQSLSEVAKAELGPVAGWCTGLAMLFIITITMAGLSMVVVHALERNAWGAFAVFMTIPIAVALGLYEKITGSSKGATQVGIAAIAASVFAGPYIQGTVLGSWLTLHAETVALILPIYAFFATALPVWMLLTPRGYLSSFMKIGVFGALVVGVVFINPEIRFPALTDFIHGGGPVLAGPVWPFISITIACGAISGFHAFIGSGTTPKLIDKWSDIRTVAFGGMLAECVVGVMALIAATSLHPADYFAINSSPAAFQALNMQVVDLPRLSQEIGLDLYGRTGGAVTLAVGMTEIFTRIPWFGTLASYFFQFVVMFEAVFILTAVDSGTRVARYLIQDLGGDLYAPLKRLDWVPGSIAASVLACVAWGYLLTSGDINSVWALFGVSNQLMASVGLIIGATIILRLGQKRVYMLTCLVPLAYLFVTVNYAGYWMITNVYLNPLAKGYNVFNAGISIIMLSLGFVILIAALKKWKELLRIRKDTLPETLIATPAE from the coding sequence ATGGATCACGCCCTAACATTTGTGATCGCGACACTCTGCATCCTCGCCCTCTGCTACCGCTTCTACGGCGTGTTCTTTGTGCGCAAGGTGCTCCGTGCCGATGATTCCGAGGTGACGCCGTCCCACATCCTGGCCGACGGGCGAAACTATGTTCCCACCAAGAAGTGGGTGAACGCCGGCCAGCATTTCGCGGCGATCGCCGCCGCCGGCCCGCTGGTCGGCCCCGTGCTGGCCGCGCAGTTCGGCTATCTGCCGAGCTTCCTGTGGCTGCTGATCGGCTGCGTCATCGGCGGCGCGGTGCACGACACGGTCGTGCTGTTCGCCTCGATGAAGCACAAGGGCCAGTCCCTGTCGGAGGTCGCGAAGGCCGAACTCGGCCCGGTCGCCGGCTGGTGCACCGGTCTGGCGATGCTGTTCATCATCACCATCACCATGGCCGGCCTGTCGATGGTCGTCGTCCATGCGCTGGAGCGCAACGCCTGGGGCGCCTTCGCGGTCTTCATGACGATCCCGATCGCCGTGGCGCTGGGCCTCTACGAGAAGATCACCGGCTCGTCCAAGGGCGCCACCCAGGTCGGCATCGCCGCCATCGCCGCCTCCGTCTTCGCCGGCCCCTACATCCAGGGCACGGTGCTGGGCAGCTGGCTGACGCTGCACGCCGAGACGGTCGCGCTGATCCTGCCGATCTACGCCTTCTTCGCCACGGCGCTGCCGGTGTGGATGCTGCTGACTCCGCGCGGCTACCTGTCGAGCTTCATGAAGATCGGCGTGTTCGGCGCGCTCGTCGTCGGCGTCGTCTTCATCAACCCGGAAATCCGCTTCCCCGCGCTCACCGACTTCATCCATGGCGGCGGCCCGGTGCTGGCCGGCCCGGTGTGGCCGTTCATCTCGATCACCATCGCCTGCGGCGCCATCTCCGGCTTCCACGCCTTCATCGGCTCGGGCACCACGCCGAAGCTGATCGACAAATGGAGCGACATCCGCACCGTGGCCTTCGGCGGCATGCTGGCCGAATGCGTGGTCGGCGTCATGGCGCTGATCGCCGCCACCTCCCTGCACCCGGCCGACTATTTCGCCATCAACTCCTCGCCCGCCGCCTTCCAGGCCCTCAACATGCAGGTCGTCGATCTGCCGCGGCTCAGCCAGGAAATCGGCCTCGACCTCTACGGCCGCACCGGCGGCGCTGTGACCCTGGCCGTCGGCATGACGGAAATCTTCACCCGCATCCCGTGGTTCGGCACGCTGGCCTCCTACTTCTTCCAGTTCGTCGTGATGTTCGAGGCGGTCTTCATCCTGACCGCGGTGGACAGCGGCACCCGCGTGGCCCGCTATCTGATCCAGGATCTGGGCGGCGACCTCTATGCCCCGCTGAAGCGTCTCGACTGGGTGCCCGGTTCGATCGCCGCGAGCGTGCTGGCCTGCGTGGCCTGGGGCTACCTGCTGACGTCGGGCGACATCAACTCGGTGTGGGCGCTGTTCGGGGTGTCGAACCAGCTCATGGCCTCGGTCGGCCTGATCATCGGCGCCACGATCATCCTGCGGCTGGGCCAGAAACGGGTCTACATGCTGACCTGCCTCGTCCCGCTGGCCTACCTGTTCGTGACGGTGAACTACGCCGGCTACTGGATGATCACCAACGTCTATCTGAACCCGCTGGCCAAGGGCTACAACGTCTTCAACGCCGGCATCTCGATCATCATGCTGTCGCTTGGCTTCGTGATCCTGATCGCCGCCCTCAAGAAGTGGAAGGAACTCCTGCGCATCCGCAAGGACACCCTGCCTGAGACGCTGATCGCCACCCCGGCGGAATAG
- a CDS encoding MFS transporter — translation MPQVARSVLSLLLGVAFLMLGNGALSTLIGLRLAGTESGAVAVGLITAAFYTGLTGGSLFAHRVITRVGHIRAFAAFASVLSAAALSHALFAAVPLWTVLRLAEGFCMAGLYICIESWLNGTANNETRGQILSLYMVTLYAASAVGQQLLQLDDAAGVRIFMLIAILLTLALVPVALTRTTPPTLPNVESYGLRRLYKASPLGVVGVFISGTVTGSIYGLAPVFGAASGFGVSGTALFMSTLILGGVALQWPLGRLSDRFDRRAVIIGLSAALALVSVGMILADGSGRQETLLLVAPFFGGLAFTLYPVCAAHTNDHAGPNNVVSVSGGLILANSVGAIIGPPLASAAMGFAGPEALFGFIAAGAGSATLYGLWRTRMRPPPPAEAQASFRPLPQTTPTVTPLDPVGPPRPELAAGE, via the coding sequence ATGCCGCAGGTTGCACGGTCGGTACTTTCGCTCCTGCTCGGGGTCGCATTCCTGATGCTGGGCAACGGGGCGCTCAGCACGCTCATCGGCCTGCGGCTGGCCGGCACGGAATCTGGCGCGGTCGCGGTGGGCCTGATCACCGCGGCCTTCTACACCGGGCTGACCGGCGGCTCGCTGTTCGCCCACCGCGTCATCACGCGGGTCGGCCACATCCGCGCCTTCGCCGCCTTCGCCTCCGTCCTGTCGGCGGCGGCGCTGTCGCACGCCCTGTTCGCCGCGGTGCCGCTGTGGACCGTGCTGCGGCTGGCCGAGGGCTTCTGCATGGCCGGCCTCTACATCTGCATCGAGAGCTGGCTGAACGGCACCGCCAACAACGAGACTCGCGGGCAGATCCTGTCGCTCTACATGGTCACGCTCTACGCCGCCTCGGCGGTGGGCCAGCAGCTGTTGCAGCTGGACGACGCGGCGGGCGTGCGCATCTTCATGCTGATCGCCATCCTGCTGACGCTCGCCCTGGTGCCGGTGGCGCTGACCCGCACCACACCGCCGACCTTGCCCAACGTCGAGTCCTACGGATTGCGGCGATTGTACAAGGCGTCGCCGCTGGGCGTGGTCGGCGTCTTCATCAGCGGGACGGTGACCGGCTCCATCTACGGCCTCGCCCCGGTGTTCGGCGCGGCCTCCGGCTTCGGGGTGTCGGGGACGGCGCTGTTCATGAGCACCCTGATCCTGGGCGGGGTGGCGCTGCAATGGCCGCTGGGGCGGCTGTCCGACCGCTTCGACCGGCGCGCCGTCATCATCGGCCTGTCGGCGGCGCTGGCTCTGGTGAGTGTCGGCATGATCCTGGCGGACGGCAGCGGCCGGCAGGAAACGCTGCTGCTGGTGGCGCCGTTCTTCGGCGGGCTGGCCTTCACGCTCTACCCGGTCTGCGCCGCCCATACCAACGACCATGCCGGGCCGAACAACGTGGTGTCGGTCAGCGGCGGACTGATCCTCGCCAACTCGGTGGGGGCGATTATCGGCCCGCCGCTGGCCTCGGCCGCCATGGGTTTCGCGGGACCAGAGGCGCTGTTCGGCTTCATCGCGGCGGGGGCGGGCTCGGCGACGCTCTACGGACTGTGGCGCACGCGCATGCGTCCGCCGCCGCCCGCCGAGGCGCAGGCCAGCTTCCGCCCGCTGCCACAGACGACGCCGACGGTCACCCCGCTCGACCCCGTGGGGCCGCCCCGGCCGGAATTGGCGGCGGGGGAGTGA
- a CDS encoding osmoprotectant NAGGN system M42 family peptidase codes for MEQAALTRTGIVRPVIDMDYLTGLLRRLLEIPSPTGYTDQIVHFCGDELHRLGIPFELTRRGAIRADLAGRQYSPDRAVVAHLDTLGAQVKMLKANGRLEVVPIGTWSARFAEGARCTVYTDKGSYRGTILPLKASGHTFNEEIDTQPVAWTNLEIRVDARCETLAELQFHGFNVGDFVAIDPQAEFDASGFINSRHLDDKAGVAVIFAAAKAVLDAKLPLPVDCHLLLTISEEVGSGASSVLHKDVAEMVTIDNGTTAMGQNSREFGVTVAMADSTGPFDYHLTHKLLSLCQQHEIEHQRDVFRYYRCDSAAAIEAGNDIRTALVCFGIDSSHGYERIHTDSLRSLAELIALYMQSDVAIPRDRVGMGPMGAFPWQPTTPAKVEE; via the coding sequence ATGGAGCAGGCAGCCTTGACGCGGACCGGAATCGTCCGTCCGGTCATCGACATGGACTATCTGACGGGCCTTCTCCGCCGCCTGCTGGAGATCCCGAGCCCGACCGGATACACCGACCAGATCGTGCATTTCTGCGGCGACGAGCTGCACCGTCTGGGCATCCCCTTCGAGCTGACCCGGCGCGGCGCGATCCGCGCCGATCTGGCGGGGCGGCAGTACAGCCCCGACCGCGCCGTGGTCGCCCATCTCGACACGCTGGGCGCCCAGGTGAAGATGCTGAAAGCCAACGGCCGGTTGGAGGTCGTGCCCATCGGCACCTGGTCGGCGCGCTTCGCCGAGGGGGCGCGCTGCACCGTCTACACCGACAAGGGCAGCTACCGCGGCACCATCCTGCCGCTGAAGGCGTCCGGCCACACCTTCAACGAGGAGATCGACACCCAGCCGGTGGCCTGGACCAATCTGGAGATCCGGGTGGACGCCCGCTGCGAAACCCTGGCGGAATTGCAGTTCCACGGCTTCAACGTCGGCGACTTCGTGGCCATCGACCCGCAGGCCGAGTTCGACGCCAGCGGCTTCATCAACTCCCGCCATCTCGACGACAAGGCGGGTGTGGCGGTGATCTTCGCCGCCGCCAAGGCGGTGCTGGACGCCAAGCTGCCGCTGCCGGTGGACTGCCACCTGCTGCTGACCATCTCCGAGGAGGTCGGCTCCGGCGCTTCCTCGGTCCTGCACAAGGACGTGGCGGAGATGGTGACCATCGACAACGGCACCACCGCCATGGGCCAGAACAGCCGCGAGTTCGGCGTGACCGTCGCCATGGCCGACAGCACCGGCCCCTTCGACTATCACCTGACGCACAAGCTGCTGTCGCTGTGTCAGCAGCATGAGATCGAGCACCAGCGCGACGTCTTCCGCTATTACCGCTGCGACAGCGCCGCCGCCATCGAGGCCGGCAACGACATCCGCACGGCGCTGGTCTGCTTCGGCATCGACAGCTCCCACGGCTACGAGCGCATCCACACGGACTCGCTGCGCTCTCTGGCCGAGTTGATCGCGCTCTACATGCAGAGCGACGTGGCGATTCCGCGCGACCGCGTCGGCATGGGCCCGATGGGCGCCTTCCCCTGGCAACCCACAACACCGGCGAAGGTCGAGGAATGA